The Teredinibacter sp. KSP-S5-2 genomic interval CTTCATTGGCAACTGGTATAAGCAGTTGGTGAGGACCGCCAGGGTCTGTAGCCCAACGGTTAAACGCCGGGTTGAGCTTGTACAATTCATCCATTGATATTCCCGCTATATCCGCTGCTTGTGCTAAGTCGATCTGGGATTCCGTATCGACCACTGCAAAGTGGGATTGGTTTTCTATACGCGGGAGGTTCAAACTGAATAGATCAGGCTGTAACACGATTTCTTTCAATGCTAATAGTTTGGGAACGTAGGCCTGTGTTTCACGTGGCAACTTCAGGTTCCAATAGTCCGTTGGCTTTCCTTTTTGTTTGTTTCTTCGAATTGCGCGAGACACATTGCCAGGGCCGCTGTTATAAGCCGCGAGAGCTAATAACCAGTCGTTATCAAACCGTGTATACAGTCGTTCAAGATAGGAGAGAGAGGCTTCTGTTGAAGCCAAAATATCCCGTCGACCGTCGTACCACCAGTTCTGTTTCAGGCCTAAACCTTTGCCTGTCCGAGGTACAATTTGCCAGATGCCGGATGCCCGACCATGGGAGTAGGCAAAAGGGTCAAAAGCACTTTCCACGATGGGTAATAACGCCAGTTCCATTGGCATGCCGCGTTTTTCGATTTCCTCAACGATATGGTAGATGTAACTGCCGCCGCGTTTAGCGACGCGTTCCATATATGACGGGTGTTTGGCGTACCAGTCTCGTTGTTGGTGAATCCACTTATTATCGACATGTGCTAACTGGTAGCCGCTGCGAATACGTTCCCATATGTCCGGGGCAACAAGAGGAGGGAACTCGTCCCAGTCTTGCTCTGTAACAATACAATCGTTTTCGTCAATCGCAATTGTTGGTTCAGAGGTTAAAGGCTCTGCTGGAGGTGTTTTAGTTGCCAATAGCTGGCTGCATCCAGACAGCAGGGAGATAAGTAAAAAGGCAATAAGTGGAGACGTTACGCGGTGGCGAATGACAAACATATAACTTTTTACGCTGTTAAAACTCGTATTTATCTGGGCGCAGTCTATAGCGTTGCGTAATAAAATCCAAATTATGTTTGTCATAAAATGGTTAAAATTGGTTTTTCCAGTCCCTCAATAGAGTAAAAACCTCAAGGTCATTGGTTGGTATTCCAAGCGGGTGGTTAGATTCCTGGCTAAAGCGTTTTACGCTTTGTTGAATACTTTTTTCTCCGCAACGTAAGAATGGGTTAATCAATCTTTCAGCTTGGATACTGGTAGGGATTGCTGCTTTTCCCATTCTTTTCCGCAAAATAACGCTTTTAATTCGCTCTTGATAATAGGGGTTATCTGGCTCGACGTGTTTGGCAAATTCCAGATTATCCATGATGTAATCATGGGAGCAGCATACCTGTGTGTGGCTTGGTAGCGCATTTAATCGCTGTAAGCTGTTGTACAGTTCGGCATGGGTTCCGTTAAAGATTCGTCCACAACCAGCGGAAAAAATGATGTCACCGGAGAAAACCACCGGCTGGTTGCCGTTTGGCAGGTAATAGCAAAGATGTTCAGGCAGGTGGCCCGGTGTGTGTAGTACCTGTACCTCAACATTGTTCCATAGTTGAAAGCGACTGCCTTCTGCTACGGGAGTTGTCACCTGAGGAATTACTGAGCATTCTGGGCCGATAACATCCACTTTTTTCCAGCGTAGCATCTCATCAAGGCCATTAATATGATCCCAGTGGCTATGGGTCATGATGATTTGTTTTAAGGCAAGGTTGTTTTGTGTCAGGTGGCGTTTTAATGGCGCAGCGTCGCCGGGATCCAATAAATATGCTCCTTCGTGATCCGCATGACGGATAATCCAGACATAATTGGTGTTCAGAATGGGAACGGCGTCTATATGTAATCTACCTAAAATGGTAGTAAAGCTTTCTCTGTCCACAAACTTAATCCTGAAAGCGTATACTTTGTTATAGTTTGAAAAACACGGTTTGTAACGGTTTTGTCGTTCTCATTCCCGGGAGTTGGGTATGGCTTCACTTATGAAGATCTTAAAATCTAAAGTAGATAATCTACAGCATAGATTCAATGACTTTAAGGCCAGTTTAAGTACACCGCCTATACAGGAATCCAGTCAGGCGTTATCGGCCTGGTTCGCCACACCATTGGGCAAGTATATTATCCAGGCTGAACGCCAAATGCTCGAACAGGAGCTGAACAACCTCTTTGGGTATCACCTGATGCAACTTAGTGTTGTTCCTGAGGAAAATCTGACCACCTCGAGTCGAATTAACCACTGTTTCGCGTTAAACCCTTGCCTTAATCGGGCGAAGCATCTGAATCAATATAGTGGCATTCAGGCCTGTAATGTTAAAGCCGCCGCCGAATTTACCGCATTACCCCTGCCAGATGAAGTGGTGGATGTCACGATTCTCCACCATGTACTGGATTTTACTGATCAACCCCAGCAAGTTCTCAAGGAGGCCGCCAGGGTAACCATTTCCAGAGGTTACATCCTCATTTTTGGTTTTAACCCTAATAGTCTCACCGGGCTAGTTCAGCCTTTTGCCAATTTGTTTCGATTGGGCGCAATTTGGCGCAGAAATAGACTGCGAACTTCTCGAATAAAAGACTGGCTTGAATTTCTGGATTGCTCCAGTGTTGGCAAGTGCTACGCACATCGTAACTTACCAGTGAATAACGAATCCTATATTCAGCATGCTAAGTTGCCGAAAAAATGGGGAGGAATAGGGCGTATCCCAGGTGGTTCAATCTACTGTATCCTTGCGCGCAAAGACAAAGTTGGCCTGACACCGATTAAGCGTTCCTGGGTTTCAGCGGATTTAATTGGTGTGGTACCCTTGCCCGAACCTGTTCGAACCTCATCTAATGCCGCAGCCCGAATTAAAAAGGCGCAAAAAGGCTGGAAATAACATCAAAAAATAGAGTTAACCTGTTGAAAAAAGTAGAAATTTTTACTGATGGTGCCTGCCGGGGTAACCCTGGTCCAGGCGGCTGGGGTGCACTTTTGCGCTACGGCAATAATGAGAAGCCACTTTATGGTGGTGAAAAGAATACGACTAACAACCGAATGGAGTTACAGGCAGCAATATCAGGCCTTGAGGCCCTGAAAGAACCTTGTGACGTGGTATTGACTACCGACTCGCAGTACGTCCGTAAAGGTATCACCGAATGGATGAAAAACTGGAAGAAGAATGGTTGGAAGACTGCGAACAAAAAACCGGTCAAAAATGCGGATCTCTGGCAATTGCTTGATCTACAAACAGAGAAACACACGATTGACTGGCGTTGGGTGAAAGGTCATTCCGGCCACCGAGAGAATGAAATTGCAGATCAGTTGGCAAATAGAGGCATAGACGAACTTTCATGAGACAAATCGTACTCGATACCGAAACCACCGGCCTTGAGCCACAGCAGGGCCATAAAATCATTGAAATTGGTTGTGTTGAGTTGGTGAATCGAAAGCTAACCGGCAACCATTACCATCAGTATATCCAGCCGAACCGGGATATCGATGAGGCCGCGATTGAGGTGCACGGTATCACCCAGGAGTTCTTGGCTGATAAGCCGACGTTTGATGCCATTGTGAATGACTTTCTCGAATTCATTGATGGTGCAGAACTTATTATCCATAACGCACCATTCGACGTAGGCTTCCTAAATCATGAGCTTAAACAGGTTAACCCAGCTTTAGGAACTATTGAAGACCGCTGTAAAGTCCTGGATTCACTTGTCTTAGCAAGAAAGAAACACCCAGGGCAAAAGAATAATCTGGATGCGTTGTGTAAGCGTTACATGGTGGACAACTCCCAACGTGATCTCCATGGCGCATTACTGGATTCGGAAATTCTGGCGGATGTATACCTAGCTATGACTGGTGGTCAGACCAATCTGGCGCTGAGTTCCAGTATGTCCTCAGGTGATAACGATGATGGGGAAGAAGTGGTTATTCGTATCGACTCCAACCGACCACGCTTAAAAGTCATTCAAGCAACAGCGGAAGAGCTGGAAGCACATAGGAAGAAGCTCGAAGTCGTTGATAAAGCCTCCGGCGGGAAGTGCCTTTGGCTACATGAGTCGTAGCCACCTCGCTAGCAAGGTGGCGTATAGGGGGAGCCTACAGATTGTAGGTCACAGCAAGTAAACCAACCACGCTTAACACCACGGTGTACGGCAAAGCCATTAGCACCATTCTGCCGTATGACAGTCGGATAAGTGGTGCCAGAGCTGATGTCAATAGGAACAGGAACGCAGCCTGCCCATTTGGTGTAGCAACACTGGGTAGGTTTGTCCCTGTATTGATTGCAACAGCCAGGGCATCAAAATGCTCCCGAGTGATAGTTCCCGCATCCAATGCTGCTTTTACCTCGTTGATGTAGACGGTTGCCACAAATACGTTATCGCTGATCATTGATAATGCGCCGTTAGCGATAAAAAACATGGGTTTTTGTACATCTGGGTCTAGGGATAAAACGAAATTAATGATTGGTGCAAATAAGTGCTGGTCGTGAATGACGGCAACAATAGCAAAAAACACGGCGAGAAGAGCGGTAAAAGGAAGGGCCTCTTCAAAAGCATGGCCGATGCGATGTTCGTCTGTTATTCCGCGCATTGTGGTGAGTAAAACAATGACCATCAAGCCGATCAACCCAACTTCCGCTAGTTGCAGTGCAAGGGCTAAAACCAACGTAACTGCGACCACAGCCTGAGCAATCAATTCGGCTTTATCTGTCACTGTGAGTTTATCAACAGTCTCTTGATTAAACTGATTTAGTACTTTTCTGACATTTTCTGGAAGCTTGGCTCCGTAGCCGAATATTTTGGTCTTTTCCAGCAGGATACAGGTTACCAGGCCGGACAACGCTGCCGGAATTGACACAGGGCCCATAACCAGGAAAAACTCGACAAATTTCCAGCCAGCTTTTTCGCCGATAAGTAAGTTTTGTGGCTCTCCAACTAATGTACACACACCACCTAATGCGGTACCAACTGCACCATGCATAACAAGGCTACGTAAAAAGCTGCGAAATTCCTGCAAATCTTGTCTGTGTTGTTCATGAATAGAACCATCTGAAAAATGGTCATGATCCATATGCGTTTGTTTGCCTGATGCGAATTTGTGGTAAACCGAGTAGAAGCCAACGGCAACACTGATTAACACCGCTGTGACAGTTAGAGCATCGAGGAAAGCGGAAAGAAAAGCTGCTACGGCGCAAAAGAGAACCGATAGAATGGTTTTTGAGCGTATACCTAGCAGGATTTTGGTGAATACGTAAAGCAGCAGGTCTTTCATGAAATAGATACCTGCGACCATAAAAATCAACAATAAAATCACTGCAAAATTGGAATGCAGTTCGTGATAAACGTTGTGGGGAGTGGTTAAACCGAGAGCTAATGCTTCAATTGCCAGCAGTCCACCCGGTTGCAATGGATAACACTTCAGTGCCATAGCCAGGGTGAAAATAAACTCACCGATTAATACCCAACCAGCCAAAAATGGGTCTATATAGACCAAAATAGGGTTAATCAGTAAAAATGCGATGATGGTTTGTTTGTACCAAGTAGCACTGGGCCCAAGGAAGTTTGCCCCAAAGGCTTTTAAAACAGAACCAGAGGACTGAGTCATTTTTTGACACTCCGAAAAGATCTTTTTATTAGTGAAGAGTAGATCAATCGCTGAGCATTCGTCATATTTGGTTATGTATACCTTAATTTTTAAAAAATGCGCTAGCCTTGATCTTGAATGCTGGCGGGTGGGGAAAGAAGTTAAAAATGAATGAATTGTCGTTAAAAAGCAATACAAAATCTGGCTTTTGCATAGAAAATGACTAAAAATTGCGATTGCTGTTTATTTATTGTTCGCGATTCAAACGATTGTGACAAAATCGAGACTTTTTCTTAAGGATGAGTTGTAAGCCCACGAAAATTAACGATTTTTTGGCAAAGGGTATTATACTAAGCGAATAAGCATCTGTGCGTTTGTAATACTCGCACTAAGTGAAGGGCTAATAAACTATTGGTGGAGCGGTTTAGTTCAAGGATTGTCGCCCGAAAGTTTTGGTCGAGAAAATTAAACAACTACTGCGGAGTTTAACTAACGTGAATTCGATGGACGCTGTGAATTTTCAGTCCCTTAATATGGTACGAGAAGAGCTCGTTGCCACAATTGAGCAATCTGCTCGTCACCTAGAAAACTTCGTGACCGCCCAGGATGATGGTGAAAGCCTGCAAGCCTGTATCGATGGTATTCAACAAATCGTAGGTATTCTGCGCCTAATTCAATTTCGCGGCGCCTGCCAGTTAGCGGAAGAGTTGCTTGCTACAGCGAATGATATTGTCCCTGGTGGGACGGGAAAACAGTATGAGCGCCGCCTTGAGGTGGTGAGTAACGTCTTCTTCGTTATGGCTCGGTACTTGGAATATGTTCAGCAAACAGAGCGTAAGGTTCCTGTTCTCTTAATCCCCTGGATAAACAGTTTACGCAAGTTAAGGGGAGAGCCCGCATACCCAGAAAGCCATTTCTTTAATTTCAATATTTCCACCGTAGTCCCACCGGAAGTTGAAAAACTTTCTGTAGACAGCGCTAACTTTAAGTCCACCCTACGCAGAATTCGGCAAATGTATCAGGTCGGGTTATTAGGTTACATTCGTGAAAGAAATACCAAAAACTCCATAGCGCTTATGCGTCGAGCTTTAATTCGTTTACACAAAATTGCCGGCTCGGCGAAGTCGTTATCCAGCTTGTGGTGGTTGGGGAATGTGGCGCTTGAGGTATTTATTTCTGAGAAGATGGAAGTCATTGAATCTCGGAAGCTGTTATTGGGGCGAATTGATCGCGTTATTAAGCAAGTACAAGATGTAGGCGAAAGTGCGTTTGATGCGGCACCCCCCAAATCGCTGATCAAAGAGTTGGTTTATTTGATTATGTTGTCCGGTGCGGATACCGAAAAGACCAAAAGAGTTAGGCAGGCATCGGGAGTCACAAGCTTCCCTTATACCGATAAAAGCCTGGCAAGTGAACGTGATGGCTTAAATGGTCCGAGCGCCCATACCGTAAGTTCACTCGCAAAAGTTCTGCAGTCCGAAATTTCGAACACCAAAAAAGTGCTGGAAAATGCAACCCAAACAGCCACTCAGGAAATTGATGATTTGGCTGGGTTCACTCAAACGCTGAAAAACATTGCCGAGATATTGGCTGTTGTGGGGCTTAATTCGGCCAGTGGGACGTTGAAAGAGGAAATAAAACGGGTAGAAAAGTGGGGCGATGATGATGGTGTAACGCCTGCGGAGTTAACACAGGTAGCTAACACATTGCTGTTCATTGAAAGTACCGTTTCAAGTCTGGATAAAGCTGGCCTCGCGGATACACAGAGCTTTGAAATTACCCAGGAAGCTCGTAACGACGCAGTGGCGTCGAGTGAACTGGCTATTGCGCAAAAGATTGTGGTGGAAGAGTGTGAAGCTGGTATATCGCTCACCAAGCGTGCGTTAAATTCGTTTTCGGATTCCTATGATACCGGCCATATCCGTAATATTGCTAAAACCTTGAATACGGTCAGGGGTGGGATGATCATGCTTAAGAAGGATAGAGCTGCAAATATCCTCAAAAAGTGCTCGGTTTTTGTGGAAGAAGTCCTGCTTGATAAGGAGCCACCTGCCGCTATTAAAGAGTTATTGGAAACTTTTGCTGATGTCGTGATCTCTATAGAGTACTATTTGGATTCCGCAACCAGTACGCTGCAAATGGACGAAAATGTTCTCAAAATTGCAGAAGAGGGGTTGGAAGCACTGGGGCATGCCGTAAACGAATAAATTGCCGGCCATAGCCTTCCGGGGTA includes:
- the dnaQ gene encoding DNA polymerase III subunit epsilon, with translation MRQIVLDTETTGLEPQQGHKIIEIGCVELVNRKLTGNHYHQYIQPNRDIDEAAIEVHGITQEFLADKPTFDAIVNDFLEFIDGAELIIHNAPFDVGFLNHELKQVNPALGTIEDRCKVLDSLVLARKKHPGQKNNLDALCKRYMVDNSQRDLHGALLDSEILADVYLAMTGGQTNLALSSSMSSGDNDDGEEVVIRIDSNRPRLKVIQATAEELEAHRKKLEVVDKASGGKCLWLHES
- the gloB gene encoding hydroxyacylglutathione hydrolase, translating into MDRESFTTILGRLHIDAVPILNTNYVWIIRHADHEGAYLLDPGDAAPLKRHLTQNNLALKQIIMTHSHWDHINGLDEMLRWKKVDVIGPECSVIPQVTTPVAEGSRFQLWNNVEVQVLHTPGHLPEHLCYYLPNGNQPVVFSGDIIFSAGCGRIFNGTHAELYNSLQRLNALPSHTQVCCSHDYIMDNLEFAKHVEPDNPYYQERIKSVILRKRMGKAAIPTSIQAERLINPFLRCGEKSIQQSVKRFSQESNHPLGIPTNDLEVFTLLRDWKNQF
- the nhaB gene encoding sodium/proton antiporter NhaB; this translates as MTQSSGSVLKAFGANFLGPSATWYKQTIIAFLLINPILVYIDPFLAGWVLIGEFIFTLAMALKCYPLQPGGLLAIEALALGLTTPHNVYHELHSNFAVILLLIFMVAGIYFMKDLLLYVFTKILLGIRSKTILSVLFCAVAAFLSAFLDALTVTAVLISVAVGFYSVYHKFASGKQTHMDHDHFSDGSIHEQHRQDLQEFRSFLRSLVMHGAVGTALGGVCTLVGEPQNLLIGEKAGWKFVEFFLVMGPVSIPAALSGLVTCILLEKTKIFGYGAKLPENVRKVLNQFNQETVDKLTVTDKAELIAQAVVAVTLVLALALQLAEVGLIGLMVIVLLTTMRGITDEHRIGHAFEEALPFTALLAVFFAIVAVIHDQHLFAPIINFVLSLDPDVQKPMFFIANGALSMISDNVFVATVYINEVKAALDAGTITREHFDALAVAINTGTNLPSVATPNGQAAFLFLLTSALAPLIRLSYGRMVLMALPYTVVLSVVGLLAVTYNL
- a CDS encoding CDP-diacylglycerol--glycerol-3-phosphate 3-phosphatidyltransferase; protein product: MDAVNFQSLNMVREELVATIEQSARHLENFVTAQDDGESLQACIDGIQQIVGILRLIQFRGACQLAEELLATANDIVPGGTGKQYERRLEVVSNVFFVMARYLEYVQQTERKVPVLLIPWINSLRKLRGEPAYPESHFFNFNISTVVPPEVEKLSVDSANFKSTLRRIRQMYQVGLLGYIRERNTKNSIALMRRALIRLHKIAGSAKSLSSLWWLGNVALEVFISEKMEVIESRKLLLGRIDRVIKQVQDVGESAFDAAPPKSLIKELVYLIMLSGADTEKTKRVRQASGVTSFPYTDKSLASERDGLNGPSAHTVSSLAKVLQSEISNTKKVLENATQTATQEIDDLAGFTQTLKNIAEILAVVGLNSASGTLKEEIKRVEKWGDDDGVTPAELTQVANTLLFIESTVSSLDKAGLADTQSFEITQEARNDAVASSELAIAQKIVVEECEAGISLTKRALNSFSDSYDTGHIRNIAKTLNTVRGGMIMLKKDRAANILKKCSVFVEEVLLDKEPPAAIKELLETFADVVISIEYYLDSATSTLQMDENVLKIAEEGLEALGHAVNE
- the rnhA gene encoding ribonuclease HI codes for the protein MKKVEIFTDGACRGNPGPGGWGALLRYGNNEKPLYGGEKNTTNNRMELQAAISGLEALKEPCDVVLTTDSQYVRKGITEWMKNWKKNGWKTANKKPVKNADLWQLLDLQTEKHTIDWRWVKGHSGHRENEIADQLANRGIDELS
- a CDS encoding class I SAM-dependent methyltransferase, with translation MKILKSKVDNLQHRFNDFKASLSTPPIQESSQALSAWFATPLGKYIIQAERQMLEQELNNLFGYHLMQLSVVPEENLTTSSRINHCFALNPCLNRAKHLNQYSGIQACNVKAAAEFTALPLPDEVVDVTILHHVLDFTDQPQQVLKEAARVTISRGYILIFGFNPNSLTGLVQPFANLFRLGAIWRRNRLRTSRIKDWLEFLDCSSVGKCYAHRNLPVNNESYIQHAKLPKKWGGIGRIPGGSIYCILARKDKVGLTPIKRSWVSADLIGVVPLPEPVRTSSNAAARIKKAQKGWK
- a CDS encoding LysM peptidoglycan-binding domain-containing protein produces the protein MFVIRHRVTSPLIAFLLISLLSGCSQLLATKTPPAEPLTSEPTIAIDENDCIVTEQDWDEFPPLVAPDIWERIRSGYQLAHVDNKWIHQQRDWYAKHPSYMERVAKRGGSYIYHIVEEIEKRGMPMELALLPIVESAFDPFAYSHGRASGIWQIVPRTGKGLGLKQNWWYDGRRDILASTEASLSYLERLYTRFDNDWLLALAAYNSGPGNVSRAIRRNKQKGKPTDYWNLKLPRETQAYVPKLLALKEIVLQPDLFSLNLPRIENQSHFAVVDTESQIDLAQAADIAGISMDELYKLNPAFNRWATDPGGPHQLLIPVANEEQFREGLKQIPPEQRVTWKRYKIRPGDTLSVIAAKYHTSTQSLKAINNLRGNTIRAGKTLMVPVASKGKSHYSYSSTERLAKKQQTVGQNQSGQKITHIVQKGDSFWSIGQKYKVSPGKIAKWNNMAPADPIKLGQKLVLWTSSNQVPRTTGSQGIIRKVSYTVRKGDSLHRIADKFQIRVSDILAWNQLKVSSYLQPGQPLTLFVDVTRVN